Proteins from one Globicephala melas chromosome 21, mGloMel1.2, whole genome shotgun sequence genomic window:
- the TRMT9B gene encoding probable tRNA methyltransferase 9B isoform X3, which translates to MARVLVPGGQLMIYVWAMEQKNRHFEKQDVLVPWNKALCSQPLSESSQPGRKKQCGHPERSHPYPPPCSACRCPICFKGRCDSRRSRSVDRDSALAGTCCANISKEGEEENGFYNTLGKSFRSWFSSRSLDESTLRKQIEKMRPLKNTESWANSTISTQPSRHSSFDLDHPEPFSTGEQHLDEEVFVETSQKRLEWLRAPATHKHLNGDHPRGVRRNGDGNFLGSTNTGENCTDAGNLEEGTPSASKIWRRISAADSKDSNPGDTISVEEQQPDILESGAFMRYYHVFREGELYGLLKDSVSELHILSSGNDHGNWCIIAEKKESCD; encoded by the coding sequence ATGGCCAGGGTCTTAGTTCCTGGAGGCCAGCTGATGATTTATGTTTGGGCCATGGAACAAAAGAACCGGCACTTTGAGAAGCAAGACGTCCTTGTTCCATGGAACAAAGCCTTGTGCTCCCAGCCCCTCTCGGAATCCAGCCAGCCTGGGAGAAAGAAGCAGTGCGGCCATCCAGAAAGAAGCCACCCCTACCCCCCTCCCTGCTCTGCGTGTCGCTGTCCCATTTGTTTTAAGGGGCGCTGTGATTCGAGGCGGTCCCGCAGCGTGGACCGTGACTCTGCTCTAGCTGGCACCTGCTGTGCAAATATTTCCAAGGAAGGCGAGGAAGAAAACGGATTCTATAACACGCTGGGGAAATCTTTTCGTTCCTGGTTTTCCTCTAGATCTTTGGATGAATCAACTCTGAGGAAGCAAATTGAAAAAATGAGACCCTTGAAAAACACAGAAAGTTGGGCCAATAGCACGATATCCACCCAGCCTTCAAGACACTCAAGTTTCGACTTAGATCATCCAGAGCCATTTTCGACAGGAGAGCAACATTTAGATGAGGAAGTGTTTGTGGAGACTTCTCAGAAACGCCTGGAATGGCTGAGAGCGCCCGCCACACACAAACACCTAAATGGAGACCATCCAAGAGGCGTGAGGAGAAATGGAGATGGGAATTTTCTGGGTAGCACCAATACCGGGGAGAATTGTACGGATGCAGGTAACTTAGAAGAGGGTACCCCTTCTGCTAGTAAAATATGGAGGAGGATATCTGCAGCTGATTCCAAAGATTCCAACCCAGGTGACACCATTTCTGTCGAAGAACAACAGCCCGACATTTTGGAATCTGGTGCCTTTATGCGCTATTACCACGTGTTTCGAGAAGGCGAGCTCTATGGCCTGCTGAAGGACAGTGTGTCGGAACTCCATATTCTGAGCTCTGGGAATGATCATGGCAACTGGTGTATCATtgcagagaagaaggaaagttGTGATTGA